From Pigmentibacter ruber, a single genomic window includes:
- a CDS encoding dimethylarginine dimethylaminohydrolase family protein, with translation MKKVIRNVSELTISKESLSSMPYANRVMMVSPAFFNVENPINAHMRQSDGSLHKLDKNLAVEQWKNLKATYEKLGFNVFVVDPVDELPDMVFCANQSFPYLDSCGNFNAVLSNMFNDTRNEEVSYINSFLIGQGYQTHRIASRTLGYYFESMGDALWLPGFRFILGGYGFRTDKRIYQFLSETTNSPIAIFELKHPKFYHLDTCLSILDDKTALACKDAFTDDGWQLLNKIFPKIIHVPLHEADSPSFACNAHCPDRKHVIIQKNCKQTNSNLIAAGFIPVEVDTSEFIKSGGSVFCMKLMFF, from the coding sequence ATGAAAAAAGTGATACGAAATGTATCAGAACTTACTATTTCAAAGGAATCCCTTTCTTCCATGCCATATGCAAATCGTGTGATGATGGTTTCACCCGCATTTTTTAATGTGGAAAATCCTATAAATGCACATATGCGTCAGTCGGATGGTTCGTTGCACAAATTAGATAAAAACTTGGCTGTTGAGCAATGGAAAAACTTAAAAGCAACTTATGAAAAGTTGGGATTTAATGTGTTTGTTGTTGATCCTGTTGATGAGCTGCCAGATATGGTATTTTGCGCAAATCAAAGTTTTCCCTATTTAGATTCCTGCGGAAATTTTAATGCTGTTTTGTCCAACATGTTCAATGATACTAGAAATGAAGAAGTATCCTACATTAATTCATTTTTAATCGGTCAGGGCTATCAAACACATCGGATAGCATCAAGAACTTTGGGTTATTATTTTGAATCCATGGGTGATGCATTATGGCTGCCAGGATTTCGATTTATTCTTGGTGGTTATGGTTTTAGAACGGATAAACGAATTTATCAATTTTTATCAGAAACAACAAATTCTCCTATTGCAATTTTTGAATTAAAACATCCAAAATTTTATCACTTAGATACTTGCCTAAGTATTTTAGATGATAAAACTGCATTGGCTTGTAAAGATGCTTTTACAGATGATGGTTGGCAGTTGTTAAATAAAATATTCCCAAAAATAATTCATGTTCCATTGCACGAAGCAGATTCCCCCAGTTTTGCATGCAATGCGCATTGCCCCGATCGTAAACATGTTATTATTCAAAAAAATTGCAAACAAACCAATTCTAATCTAATAGCGGCTGGATTTATTCCTGTAGAAGTTGATACTTCTGAGTTTATAAAATCAGGAGGTTCCGTATTTTGTATGAAACTCATGTTTTTTTAA
- the pdhA gene encoding pyruvate dehydrogenase (acetyl-transferring) E1 component subunit alpha, with product MAQKLSNQLLVAFYKEMLLGRRIEERVGQLYVQQKFSGFCHLYIGQEAVGTGCLNAIRKGEDYVITGYRDHFLPIVLGMDPGVMLAELLGKVTGCARGKGGSMHMFSEKLRFMGGHGIVGGQVPLAVGAGWRIKYKKEDNVALCFLGDAAINQGQFHEALNMAAIWDLPCIFIVENNMYGMGTAISRTCTLEHLADRAKGYNMRQAIVDGRNVINTYTQMKEIVEETRKTSKPILVEAQTYRFRGHSVSDPGNYRTKEEVEKERSRDCLVLLKDAILHQKAAKEDDFEKFEEEIADRVEQAVTFADESPEPGLEEIYEHVLV from the coding sequence ATGGCTCAAAAATTATCAAATCAGCTTTTGGTAGCTTTTTATAAAGAAATGCTACTAGGGCGTCGCATTGAAGAGCGAGTTGGACAACTTTATGTTCAACAAAAATTTAGTGGATTTTGTCATTTGTATATTGGCCAAGAGGCAGTTGGTACTGGTTGTTTAAATGCAATTAGGAAGGGAGAAGATTATGTGATTACAGGATATCGTGATCACTTTCTACCAATTGTATTAGGGATGGATCCTGGAGTGATGCTGGCAGAGTTACTTGGTAAAGTAACGGGCTGTGCAAGAGGTAAGGGTGGTTCCATGCACATGTTCTCTGAAAAATTACGTTTTATGGGAGGACATGGAATTGTTGGAGGACAAGTTCCTCTTGCTGTTGGCGCTGGATGGAGAATAAAATACAAAAAAGAAGATAATGTTGCGCTTTGTTTTCTAGGCGATGCTGCAATTAATCAAGGTCAATTTCATGAAGCATTAAATATGGCTGCTATTTGGGATTTACCTTGTATTTTTATTGTCGAAAATAATATGTACGGAATGGGTACAGCAATATCTAGAACTTGTACTTTAGAACATTTAGCAGACAGAGCTAAGGGTTATAACATGCGCCAAGCAATTGTAGATGGACGAAATGTTATTAACACTTATACTCAAATGAAAGAAATTGTAGAAGAAACACGTAAAACTTCAAAACCAATTCTTGTAGAAGCACAAACTTATCGTTTCCGCGGTCACTCTGTATCTGACCCAGGCAACTATAGAACAAAAGAAGAAGTGGAAAAAGAACGCAGTCGTGATTGTTTGGTATTACTAAAAGATGCTATTTTGCATCAAAAAGCAGCAAAAGAAGATGATTTTGAAAAATTTGAAGAAGAAATTGCTGATAGAGTTGAACAAGCAGTGACGTTTGCTGATGAGTCTCCAGAACCTGGACTCGAAGAAATTTATGAACACGTTCTTGTATAA
- a CDS encoding pyruvate dehydrogenase complex E1 component subunit beta, with product MAVLTLREALNQALTEEMERDPNVFIMGEEVAQYDGAYKVTKGMLAKFGPMRVVDSPISEAGIAGLGVGAAMCGLRPVIEMMTWNFAIQAFDQIINHAAKMLYMSGGQYKVPMVIRGPHGAAHMLSAQHSQCVDHMLVNCPGLKIVSTVIPAEAKGLMKSAIRDDNTVLFLESEMMYGRTGEVPEGEYTIPLGVGDIKREGTDVTLVAWNKMVYVAQDVAAELEKEGISVEIIDPRTLMPLDEDMIFNSVKKTNRLVVLEEGWGVASFGCHIVDRVVKECFDYLDAPPERVTNLFVPMPYNERLEHEVMPTVERTISAIKAVLYK from the coding sequence ATGGCAGTATTAACTTTACGTGAAGCTTTGAATCAAGCTTTAACAGAAGAAATGGAAAGAGACCCAAATGTTTTTATTATGGGTGAAGAAGTTGCACAATATGATGGCGCTTATAAAGTAACAAAAGGAATGCTCGCAAAATTTGGTCCCATGCGAGTTGTTGACTCACCAATTTCCGAAGCAGGTATTGCTGGTCTTGGTGTAGGTGCTGCTATGTGTGGTTTGCGTCCTGTCATTGAAATGATGACTTGGAATTTTGCAATTCAAGCATTTGATCAAATTATCAATCATGCAGCAAAAATGTTGTATATGAGTGGTGGCCAATACAAAGTACCAATGGTAATTCGTGGACCTCATGGAGCTGCGCATATGCTCAGTGCACAACACAGTCAATGTGTTGATCATATGTTGGTAAATTGTCCAGGCTTAAAAATAGTCAGTACAGTCATTCCAGCAGAAGCAAAAGGTTTAATGAAATCAGCCATCCGTGATGATAATACCGTTTTATTTTTAGAAAGTGAAATGATGTATGGTCGCACAGGAGAAGTGCCTGAAGGTGAATATACTATTCCACTAGGTGTAGGAGATATTAAACGTGAAGGAACCGATGTTACTTTAGTGGCATGGAATAAAATGGTTTATGTGGCTCAAGATGTTGCTGCTGAACTTGAAAAAGAAGGAATTAGTGTAGAGATTATCGATCCACGAACATTAATGCCTTTAGATGAAGATATGATTTTTAATTCTGTGAAAAAAACTAACAGATTAGTTGTTTTAGAAGAAGGTTGGGGTGTGGCTTCCTTTGGTTGTCACATAGTGGATAGAGTTGTAAAAGAATGTTTTGATTATCTTGACGCTCCGCCTGAAAGAGTTACTAATTTGTTCGTTCCAATGCCATATAATGAAAGACTTGAGCATGAAGTCATGCCAACTGTGGAAAGAACGATTTCCGCAATTAAAGCTGTATTATATAAATAA
- a CDS encoding pyruvate dehydrogenase complex dihydrolipoamide acetyltransferase: MATVMEMPKLSDTMSEGSVARWLKKEGEKVSAGIPIIEIETDKATMEYESPAGGILLKILVGDGQKCPLQAPIAVIGKDGEKWEEALEKYNAKKGGSSATAASSAPKKEEKAAPSQSSASKTSVTPQNNDLVKASPLAKKIAEDKGIDLKSIQGSGPNGRIVQRDLAQISSSGGSTSTGVTSFAFGAAEVEKIPHTNMRKTIAKRLTESLQTSPHFYLTVSINMTNLLAWRKDVIAKLSEAEKFSVNDLVIFLTSRALKRHPEINSSWQEDHVARYRDVHMSVAVALPNGLMTPVVRHADKLTVVQIAQETKRLVKLAKDGKLQPNDYAGGTFSVSNLGMAGIESFTAIINPPQAAILAVGATVPTPVVLANGSVGVEQRMKVTLSCDHRVIDGALGAEFLKTLRQFFEDPVSALFLG, encoded by the coding sequence ATGGCAACTGTAATGGAAATGCCAAAACTTTCAGATACCATGTCCGAAGGTTCTGTCGCGCGTTGGTTAAAAAAAGAAGGCGAGAAAGTTTCTGCGGGAATTCCTATCATTGAAATTGAAACAGACAAAGCTACTATGGAGTATGAATCCCCGGCAGGTGGAATTCTTTTAAAAATTCTTGTTGGTGATGGACAAAAGTGTCCCCTACAAGCTCCTATCGCAGTCATTGGTAAGGATGGAGAAAAATGGGAAGAAGCATTAGAAAAGTATAATGCTAAAAAAGGTGGATCTTCCGCAACTGCAGCTTCTAGTGCACCTAAAAAAGAAGAAAAGGCAGCTCCTAGCCAAAGTTCTGCAAGTAAAACATCTGTAACACCTCAAAATAATGATTTAGTAAAAGCAAGTCCTTTAGCTAAAAAAATAGCTGAAGACAAAGGAATTGATTTAAAATCAATTCAAGGTAGTGGACCTAATGGGCGAATTGTTCAACGTGATCTTGCACAAATTTCTTCTTCTGGTGGTAGCACATCAACTGGTGTAACAAGTTTTGCTTTTGGAGCTGCTGAAGTTGAAAAAATTCCTCACACAAATATGCGCAAAACAATTGCGAAACGTTTGACGGAAAGTCTGCAAACTTCACCGCATTTTTACTTAACAGTAAGTATTAATATGACAAATTTACTTGCTTGGAGAAAAGATGTAATTGCAAAATTATCAGAAGCAGAAAAATTTAGTGTAAATGACTTAGTTATTTTTCTCACTTCTAGAGCTTTAAAGCGTCATCCAGAGATCAATTCTTCTTGGCAAGAAGATCATGTTGCAAGATATCGTGATGTACATATGAGTGTTGCTGTTGCATTACCAAATGGATTAATGACACCAGTTGTAAGACATGCAGATAAATTAACAGTAGTGCAAATTGCTCAAGAGACAAAACGTCTTGTAAAACTTGCTAAAGATGGAAAATTGCAGCCAAATGACTATGCTGGAGGCACTTTTTCTGTTAGTAATTTAGGTATGGCTGGGATAGAAAGTTTCACTGCGATTATTAATCCACCGCAAGCAGCTATTTTAGCTGTAGGGGCTACTGTCCCTACACCTGTTGTGTTGGCAAATGGGTCGGTTGGTGTAGAACAAAGAATGAAAGTTACTTTAAGTTGCGACCATAGAGTAATCGATGGAGCTTTAGGAGCAGAATTCTTAAAAACTCTACGTCAATTTTTTGAAGATCCTGTGTCTGCATTATTTTTAGGTTAA
- a CDS encoding pseudouridine synthase, whose translation MVKETKIELVRLNVLLQEYGVSSRRKADELIESGNVQVNGKIVKTLGVKVEKNSSISVNGKILKSIPTKVTYLFNKPFMTITSRKDEKERTTIFDLPELKKLPLNVQSVGRLDYRSEGLLILTNDGDLSLALSHPKYSVEKTYAVLVSSPFTIEDSEKLKKGVELEDGIAKAISVKIGSKEKLGNSLGQWIELVVTEGRNRLVRRMLEAIGLSVVRLIRVAIGDIRLPSKLEAGKMRVVTDIEGKYLSNLKKNMLQEINEKSKFTLSKDILEKRKLKKKVTLNDIEYAKEAERREKRATLISKLRKKELAQNEQKRHTWKVKDSNNSFTEKRLETKENIYKTDKKEKRFNKTKLEFKPKEQINSNIDPKKAIFKGKETRKLTDLDKKEFELKKKRKTTNDKNNSRSSERKTNQRKK comes from the coding sequence ATGGTTAAAGAAACAAAGATTGAGTTGGTTAGATTAAACGTTCTTTTGCAAGAGTATGGAGTCTCATCAAGAAGAAAAGCTGATGAGTTAATTGAATCGGGCAATGTACAAGTAAACGGTAAAATAGTTAAAACTTTAGGAGTAAAAGTAGAGAAAAATTCTTCTATTAGTGTTAACGGGAAAATATTAAAATCAATCCCAACCAAAGTAACATATTTATTTAATAAACCTTTTATGACTATTACTAGCAGGAAAGATGAAAAAGAAAGAACAACTATATTCGACCTTCCTGAGTTAAAAAAGTTACCTTTAAATGTTCAGTCTGTTGGAAGATTGGACTATCGTAGCGAAGGTTTACTTATCTTAACAAATGATGGCGACTTATCTCTTGCTCTATCACATCCCAAATATTCAGTTGAAAAAACTTATGCCGTTCTTGTTTCTTCTCCGTTTACTATTGAAGATTCAGAAAAACTAAAAAAAGGTGTTGAACTAGAGGATGGTATAGCTAAAGCTATTTCAGTAAAAATTGGTTCAAAAGAAAAGTTAGGTAATAGTTTAGGACAATGGATTGAATTAGTTGTAACGGAAGGTCGCAATCGTTTAGTTAGAAGGATGTTAGAAGCCATAGGGTTAAGTGTTGTTCGTTTAATCCGTGTTGCTATTGGAGATATTCGTTTACCATCAAAACTTGAAGCTGGTAAAATGCGTGTTGTTACTGATATTGAAGGTAAGTATTTATCCAATCTTAAAAAGAATATGTTACAAGAAATTAATGAAAAATCAAAATTTACTCTAAGTAAAGATATTCTAGAAAAAAGAAAACTAAAGAAAAAAGTAACTTTAAATGATATAGAATATGCGAAAGAAGCTGAACGTAGAGAAAAACGAGCTACACTAATATCTAAATTAAGAAAAAAAGAACTTGCACAAAATGAACAAAAAAGACATACTTGGAAAGTGAAAGATTCTAATAATTCTTTCACTGAAAAAAGGTTAGAAACCAAAGAAAATATCTATAAAACAGATAAAAAAGAAAAGAGGTTTAATAAAACTAAATTAGAGTTTAAACCTAAAGAACAAATAAATTCTAATATTGATCCTAAAAAAGCTATTTTTAAAGGAAAAGAGACTAGAAAATTAACTGATTTAGATAAAAAAGAATTTGAATTAAAGAAAAAGAGAAAAACTACTAATGATAAAAATAATTCTCGTAGTAGTGAAAGAAAAACAAATCAAAGGAAAAAATAA
- a CDS encoding NfeD family protein — translation MDYDLYWLYLIIGISFLLVEIFSLTFYFLPIGLAAILTGIFAIFTNNVYFHVGLFSILGIFLFFFISKWKKSRFLKPKGSQHIAGLVGQQGIVVENYQSPQISGKVKIFSDVWEIYWDIHQENSLRQLKEGDVVKVISVEGNKIKVEKLS, via the coding sequence ATGGATTATGATTTATATTGGTTATATCTAATTATTGGAATATCTTTTCTTTTAGTAGAAATTTTTTCATTAACTTTTTATTTTTTACCTATCGGTTTAGCAGCTATACTAACTGGTATTTTTGCTATTTTTACAAATAATGTTTATTTTCATGTTGGATTATTTAGCATTCTAGGTATATTTTTGTTTTTCTTTATATCTAAATGGAAAAAATCACGATTTTTAAAACCAAAGGGTTCTCAACATATTGCAGGTTTGGTTGGGCAGCAAGGTATTGTTGTTGAAAACTATCAATCCCCGCAAATATCTGGAAAAGTAAAAATATTTTCTGATGTATGGGAAATATATTGGGACATTCACCAAGAAAATAGCTTACGCCAACTGAAAGAAGGTGATGTTGTTAAGGTAATCTCAGTAGAAGGAAATAAAATTAAAGTTGAAAAGTTAAGTTAA
- a CDS encoding SPFH domain-containing protein yields MQEMNLMPMLLLIGIVVLVVYIFSRYIIVIRQQECVIIERLGKFHTILNSGLNILIPFVDQSRQILWSRNGVITNVDRIDMREVVIDIPEQKVITKDNVGIIVDAIIYVQITDVKRAAYEIQSLPWAVAQLTQTTLRSLVGEMDLDHTLSSRDTINSRLKIVLDEATDKWGLKVNRVELKNVSPPPDVQMAMEKQMQAERERRANVLAAEGSKQSQILNAEGEKRARIEHSEGEKQEKINQALGDKEAMIARAIGQAKAIEDVAAAQAKAIEFVKDAFGSSDVAANYLIAMEYLKRFGEMTQKNTDKVFIPYEATSVLSSVGAIGDILNKVSQDSAKLPHLKK; encoded by the coding sequence ATGCAAGAAATGAATTTGATGCCAATGTTATTACTCATTGGTATTGTTGTGTTAGTTGTGTATATTTTTTCTCGTTACATTATTGTTATTAGGCAACAAGAATGTGTCATTATCGAAAGGTTAGGTAAATTTCACACAATTCTGAATTCGGGCCTTAATATTTTAATTCCTTTTGTCGACCAATCAAGACAGATATTATGGAGTCGCAATGGTGTTATTACAAATGTTGATAGAATAGATATGCGCGAAGTTGTTATAGATATTCCAGAACAAAAAGTAATTACCAAAGATAATGTTGGAATTATTGTTGATGCTATTATTTATGTCCAAATAACAGACGTAAAACGCGCTGCATATGAAATCCAATCTTTGCCATGGGCTGTTGCTCAGCTTACACAAACGACTTTAAGAAGTTTAGTAGGTGAAATGGATCTTGATCATACTTTAAGCAGTCGAGATACCATAAATTCCAGACTTAAAATAGTATTAGATGAAGCCACTGATAAATGGGGATTAAAAGTAAACAGAGTAGAATTAAAAAATGTTTCTCCACCACCAGATGTGCAGATGGCAATGGAAAAACAAATGCAAGCGGAAAGAGAGAGAAGAGCTAATGTACTTGCTGCTGAGGGCTCAAAACAAAGTCAGATTTTGAATGCTGAAGGTGAAAAAAGAGCTAGAATAGAACATTCAGAGGGCGAAAAACAAGAAAAAATTAATCAAGCCTTAGGCGATAAAGAGGCAATGATAGCTCGAGCGATAGGTCAAGCAAAAGCTATTGAAGATGTAGCTGCAGCACAAGCAAAAGCTATAGAATTTGTAAAAGATGCTTTTGGTTCATCAGATGTAGCAGCAAACTATCTTATTGCAATGGAATATTTAAAACGTTTTGGTGAAATGACTCAAAAAAATACAGATAAGGTTTTTATCCCATATGAAGCTACTTCTGTACTTTCTTCAGTTGGTGCAATTGGAGATATTTTAAATAAAGTTTCTCAAGATTCAGCAAAACTACCTCACCTAAAAAAATAA
- a CDS encoding spermine/spermidine synthase domain-containing protein — translation MNSHSKSNIWMTEHVSTTEMYLSEVEEVVFQGKSNYQEITIVKLVNGFKALYLDDQLQSTTYDEQIYHELLVHLPFTIHGNPKNVLIIGAGEGASAREALKWKTLNSLTLIELDPEVVNCCNKFLPEMNAGAYYNEKVKLIFTDAVEYLQNCKEKFDVIICDLCDQDLDRNEIINEKFLFLCKKILNKKGNILIQSGELPYKKDDTFIKYISMLKDNFKHLKLFTTWIPSYCRNWAFIVLQNEPINCLSLEKVDKIINKNILKELVFFNAQTYLGIFNPPKYVQEFEK, via the coding sequence TTGAACTCACATAGCAAGTCTAATATTTGGATGACAGAGCATGTCTCAACAACTGAAATGTATCTTTCAGAGGTTGAAGAGGTTGTTTTTCAAGGAAAATCTAATTATCAAGAAATTACAATTGTTAAGTTAGTTAATGGATTTAAAGCATTGTATTTGGATGATCAATTACAATCTACAACCTATGATGAACAAATTTATCATGAATTATTAGTTCATCTTCCCTTTACAATTCATGGAAATCCTAAAAATGTTTTAATTATAGGAGCTGGAGAAGGAGCAAGTGCTAGAGAAGCTCTAAAGTGGAAAACATTAAATTCATTAACATTAATTGAATTAGATCCTGAAGTCGTAAATTGTTGTAACAAATTTTTACCTGAAATGAATGCTGGTGCATATTATAATGAAAAAGTAAAATTAATTTTTACTGATGCGGTAGAATATTTACAAAATTGTAAAGAAAAATTTGATGTTATAATTTGTGATTTATGCGATCAAGATCTTGATAGAAATGAAATAATAAATGAAAAATTTTTATTTCTTTGTAAAAAAATTCTAAATAAAAAAGGAAATATTTTAATTCAATCAGGTGAGTTACCTTACAAAAAAGATGATACTTTTATAAAATATATAAGTATGTTAAAAGATAATTTTAAACATTTAAAATTATTTACTACATGGATACCTTCTTATTGTAGAAATTGGGCTTTTATTGTTTTGCAAAACGAACCAATTAATTGTTTAAGTTTAGAAAAAGTAGATAAAATAATTAATAAAAATATACTAAAAGAACTTGTTTTTTTTAACGCTCAAACATACTTAGGAATATTTAACCCTCCCAAGTATGTGCAAGAATTTGAAAAGTAA
- a CDS encoding HEAT repeat domain-containing protein, whose protein sequence is MINRKIIFFCILAYLFQFVIEVINISANSFFIDTLGAEELPKALIISSLLTPVTILLLAQFEKIKNSRQYKIIVFLILSLTYLGINFYYTATPNFYEKTVWMYQIFGNLFSLISIILYWNLINSYFYVFESKLFFSYFIISEEFGAITSDILINKVFYSLSLFQYFLLDIFIISILFLSYLYVFRIKKINNDDTNEENQVTDNDEKILKNKHLFNLVFLYIVVICLFHFITAFITYQFNVAAGIRFGNTEDLNKFFSEFQLFSSIMIILSSYLLSRFLFTKSKIIIQHIIYGCCLLSLVYLMNLEYTFYIIAAVELVKVVLEHSLFQTSYEHFTSSFTEVVSEKIRNYTEGFFVPMIIVVSGFCMNLFPTKFSFYYLNFNLLICISIVIFLAFLIKKYYYIYHLNIAKNKISNIRSVQALGEKNNIKALEILQNNYNKTDDKFIKKNIVISIGKINSEKSIDYIFSVLSSGDEFLQAAAVDALFEYKSYKVDYLLVQFIIGQQNKSLYIRHKIISFINKVYKNAIVPFFMHLLYSDDQRVVANAVENFWDIRDKKIIPFMLKFLTHKSNRVRANVIILIYKFDISYYNKSCIIALLALKNSKELNDNLSFVFVVGFLRLQKYSDSVEKIYERLKNTPLFKERLVENFAFSFSALDNPIGDDLFQFLFMDAQKFPQTLLYKFRLLDLANRIRILNTFMLGGFGQIVEQNLLENFKNSIYDFSFELEMLEEIISKNVKE, encoded by the coding sequence ATGATTAATCGTAAAATTATATTTTTTTGTATATTAGCCTATTTATTTCAATTTGTTATTGAAGTAATAAATATTTCTGCAAACTCGTTTTTTATAGATACATTAGGAGCAGAAGAACTCCCAAAAGCTCTAATAATTTCATCTTTACTAACTCCAGTAACAATTTTATTATTAGCTCAGTTTGAGAAAATTAAAAATTCTAGACAATATAAAATAATTGTTTTTTTAATATTATCTTTAACATACTTAGGTATTAATTTTTATTATACTGCAACACCAAATTTTTATGAAAAAACTGTATGGATGTACCAAATTTTTGGTAATTTATTTTCCTTAATAAGTATAATCCTTTACTGGAATTTAATTAATTCTTATTTTTATGTATTTGAATCAAAATTGTTTTTTTCATATTTTATAATTTCAGAGGAATTTGGCGCGATTACTTCAGATATTCTAATTAATAAAGTTTTTTATAGTTTAAGTCTTTTCCAGTATTTTTTACTAGATATTTTTATTATTTCAATACTATTTCTTTCTTATTTATATGTATTTAGAATTAAAAAAATTAATAATGACGATACTAATGAAGAAAATCAAGTTACTGATAATGATGAAAAGATATTAAAAAATAAACATTTGTTTAATTTAGTATTCTTATATATAGTTGTAATTTGTTTATTCCATTTTATTACAGCTTTTATAACTTACCAATTTAATGTTGCTGCAGGTATTAGATTTGGAAATACAGAGGATCTCAATAAGTTTTTTTCTGAATTTCAATTATTTTCAAGTATAATGATTATTTTAAGTAGTTATTTATTAAGTAGATTTCTCTTTACTAAATCAAAAATAATTATCCAACATATTATTTATGGATGTTGTTTGCTTTCTTTGGTTTATTTGATGAATTTGGAATATACTTTTTATATTATAGCTGCTGTGGAGTTAGTAAAAGTTGTTTTAGAACACTCTTTATTTCAAACTTCTTATGAGCATTTTACTTCTTCTTTTACAGAGGTTGTTAGTGAAAAAATTCGCAATTATACCGAAGGTTTTTTTGTGCCTATGATTATTGTTGTTTCTGGGTTTTGCATGAATTTGTTTCCGACTAAATTTAGTTTTTATTATTTAAATTTTAATCTTTTAATATGTATTTCGATAGTAATATTTTTAGCATTTCTAATTAAAAAATATTACTATATTTATCACTTGAATATTGCAAAAAATAAAATAAGTAATATCCGCTCTGTCCAAGCATTAGGTGAAAAAAATAATATTAAAGCACTTGAAATACTGCAAAATAACTATAATAAAACAGATGATAAATTTATCAAAAAAAATATAGTTATCTCAATTGGCAAGATAAATAGTGAGAAATCAATTGATTACATATTTTCAGTGTTATCTTCAGGGGATGAATTTTTGCAAGCTGCTGCAGTAGACGCTCTGTTTGAGTATAAATCTTATAAAGTAGATTATTTACTCGTACAATTTATCATTGGACAACAAAATAAAAGCCTTTACATTAGACATAAAATAATTTCATTTATAAATAAAGTTTATAAAAATGCAATTGTCCCTTTTTTTATGCATTTACTGTATAGCGATGATCAAAGAGTTGTGGCCAATGCGGTAGAAAATTTTTGGGACATTAGAGATAAAAAAATAATTCCGTTTATGCTGAAATTTTTAACGCATAAAAGTAATAGAGTTAGAGCCAATGTTATTATCTTAATATATAAATTTGATATTTCTTATTATAATAAATCTTGTATAATAGCTTTACTTGCCTTAAAAAATTCAAAAGAATTAAATGATAATTTGTCTTTTGTTTTTGTTGTTGGATTTTTACGTTTGCAAAAATATTCAGATTCAGTCGAAAAAATATATGAGAGATTGAAAAATACTCCGTTATTTAAAGAAAGATTGGTAGAAAATTTTGCCTTTTCTTTTTCAGCCTTAGATAATCCAATTGGAGATGATCTTTTCCAGTTTTTATTTATGGATGCCCAAAAATTTCCTCAAACTTTACTCTATAAATTTCGTTTGCTTGATTTGGCAAATAGAATTAGAATTTTAAATACATTTATGCTTGGAGGATTTGGGCAAATTGTTGAACAAAATTTATTAGAAAATTTTAAAAATTCTATTTATGATTTCAGTTTTGAACTTGAAATGCTTGAAGAAATTATCAGTAAAAATGTGAAAGAATAA